From a region of the Lactuca sativa cultivar Salinas chromosome 4, Lsat_Salinas_v11, whole genome shotgun sequence genome:
- the LOC111891494 gene encoding uncharacterized protein LOC111891494, translated as MKQVKGIPINTPFINSLAQVPEYAKFLQDLLDTRQQLEKNSKVILSEQSSKVIFGELPKKMGDPGLLTLPCEFGNNMKTYALANSEASINLMPYSFYQKLNLPDLKATRMMIHMANHSVTHPRGIVEDILVKFGKFVFPIVFFILDMKEYTNVQIIIGRLLLNTDRALVDIHESKLTLRVRDEEVTFGMEGGFQNDCAQGEVFNIDEGIELEELEKLKEEEIQSIQQVKHTKPRASIQTVFEIFAYKTLTS; from the coding sequence ATGAAGCAAGTAAAGGGCATTCCAATAAATACTCCTTTTATCAATTCATTGGCCCAAGTTCCTGAATATGCTAAGTTTTTGCAAGACTTACTCGATACCCGCCAACAATTAGAGaagaattccaaggtaatcctTAGTGAGCAGAGTTCTAAAGTGATATTCGGAGAATTACCAAAGAAAATGGGAGATCCTGGACTCCTCACTCTtccgtgtgaatttggaaataacatGAAGACATATGCTTTAGCCAATTCAGAGGCAAGCATAAATTTAATGCCTTACTCGTTCTATCAAAAGCTAAATCTTCCGGATTTAAAGGCTACTAGAATGATGATTCACATGGCTAATCATTCAGTAACTCATCCTCGAGGCATAGTGGAGGATATATTGGTCAAATTTgggaaatttgtttttccaattgttttttttattttggatatGAAAGAATATACCAATGTCCAAATAATTATTGGTCGCCTTTTACTCAATACTGATAGAGCCTTGGTTGACATTCATGAATCTAAACTTACTTTGAGAGTTAGAGATGAAGAAGTTACCTTTGGAATGGaaggtggttttcaaaatgattgtGCTCAAGGTGAAGTTTTCAACATAGATGAAGGAATTGAACTTGAGGAGTTGGAAAAGCTAAAGGAAGAAGAAATTCAGTCAATTCAACAAGTCAAACATACGAAGCCAAGAGCATCCATTCAGACAGTTTTTGAAATATTTGCTTACAAAACTCTAACATCTTAG